The Methyloferula stellata AR4 genome includes a window with the following:
- a CDS encoding RBBP9/YdeN family alpha/beta hydrolase: protein MLTSDADILIVPGLGDSPDDHWQSRWEKQLKTARRVAQEDWAHPMFAAWMQNLSEAIHAATKPPVIIGHSLGALAVAHVPDDVASKIKGAFLVTPPAPSFILQIAEIDPAFAAPITRKLPFPALLIASHDDPYSTYEESEALAATLGIDVVDAGLSGHLNIDSGHGPWPEGLMRFAGFMKTL, encoded by the coding sequence ATGCTGACATCCGATGCCGATATTCTGATCGTGCCCGGGCTTGGTGACTCGCCCGATGATCATTGGCAAAGCCGCTGGGAAAAGCAGCTGAAGACGGCGCGCCGCGTCGCGCAGGAGGATTGGGCGCATCCGATGTTTGCGGCCTGGATGCAAAATCTTTCGGAAGCCATCCACGCGGCGACGAAGCCGCCCGTCATCATCGGCCATAGCCTGGGGGCGCTCGCGGTCGCGCATGTGCCGGACGATGTCGCGTCCAAGATCAAAGGCGCCTTTCTCGTCACGCCGCCGGCGCCGAGCTTCATCTTGCAGATCGCCGAGATCGATCCGGCTTTCGCCGCGCCGATCACCCGCAAGCTGCCCTTTCCGGCGCTTCTGATCGCCTCCCACGACGATCCCTATTCGACCTATGAGGAGAGCGAAGCGCTCGCAGCCACACTTGGCATCGACGTGGTCGATGCGGGCCTCTCGGGCCATCTCAACATCGATAGCGGACACGGTCCCTGGCCGGAAGGGCTGATGCGTTTCGCCGGTTTCATGAAAACATTGTAA
- the miaA gene encoding tRNA (adenosine(37)-N6)-dimethylallyltransferase MiaA — protein MPDLTGNEWSLDRIEAVLIAGPTASGKSALALDLALRHNGALINTDSMQVYRDLHVLSARPTQDEESQVPHFLFGHVDGAVNYSVGHWLEDVARVLPAIRQTGRLPIFVGGTGLYFKALTQGLSDIPRVPQAVRLKIRAEAEGVAPALLHERLMACDPVMAARLRPSDPQRLLRALEVFAATGQSLASFQHRKSAPFLDIGRCEALFLAPDRGLLRKRIAMRFELMLKLGALEEVERLVARSLDPALPVMRAHGVPHLLRYLRGDIDLATAATFGIMDTQHYAKRQFTFARHQLPAFRMCSVENMPLSRVQ, from the coding sequence ATGCCTGATCTTACCGGAAACGAATGGTCTTTAGACAGAATCGAGGCGGTTCTCATCGCGGGTCCGACGGCGAGCGGCAAATCGGCTTTGGCGCTTGACCTCGCGCTCCGCCATAATGGTGCGCTCATCAATACGGATTCGATGCAGGTCTATCGCGATCTGCATGTGCTCAGCGCGCGGCCGACGCAAGACGAAGAAAGCCAAGTCCCGCATTTTTTGTTCGGTCACGTCGATGGCGCCGTCAATTATTCGGTCGGCCATTGGCTGGAAGATGTCGCGCGCGTTCTGCCCGCCATTCGGCAAACCGGGCGCCTGCCGATCTTCGTCGGCGGAACCGGGCTTTATTTCAAGGCGCTGACGCAGGGGCTTTCCGACATTCCGCGCGTGCCTCAGGCGGTCCGTCTGAAGATCCGTGCCGAAGCGGAGGGTGTTGCGCCCGCGCTTTTGCACGAGCGGCTCATGGCCTGCGATCCAGTCATGGCAGCCCGGCTGCGCCCGAGCGATCCGCAACGGCTTTTGCGCGCCCTCGAAGTCTTTGCCGCGACCGGCCAAAGCCTGGCCTCGTTTCAACATCGAAAAAGCGCGCCATTTCTGGATATAGGCAGGTGCGAGGCCCTGTTTCTCGCGCCGGATCGCGGTCTTTTACGCAAGCGGATCGCAATGCGGTTCGAACTGATGCTGAAACTGGGTGCTTTGGAGGAGGTCGAGCGTCTGGTGGCCCGGTCTCTCGATCCGGCGCTCCCGGTGATGCGGGCACATGGCGTTCCGCATCTTTTGCGCTATCTTCGCGGCGATATTGACCTTGCAACCGCTGCCACGTTCGGAATCATGGACACACAGCATTATGCAAAGCGTCAATTCACCTTCGCGCGACATCAGTTACCGGCATTTCGGATGTGTAGTGTTGAAAATATGCCACTTTCCCGAGTTCAATGA
- the purB gene encoding adenylosuccinate lyase, translated as MIPRYSRPDMVAIWEPQTRFRIWFEIEAYACDALAKIGVIPEEAAKAIWEKAGNVSFDVARIDEIERVTKHDVIAFLTHLAEFIGPEARFVHQGMTSSDVLDTCLAVQLSRASDILIADVEALMAALKRRAFEHKMTPSIGRSHGIHAEPVTFGLKMAEAYAEFSRARERLVQAKKEIATCAISGAVGTFANIDPRIEAYVAEKLGLVPEPVSTQIIPRDRHAMFFATLGVIASSIERLAIEIRHLQRTEVLEAEEYFSEGQKGSSAMPHKRNPVLTENVTGLARLVRSMAMPAMENVALWHERDISHSSVERMIGPDATITLDFALARITNVIDKLLVYPANMQKNLDRLGGLVHSQRVLLALTQKGVSREDAYALVQRNAMPVWRGEGDFLSLLKADADVKKALTDAELEELFDLGYHLKNVDMIFNRVFGDSAKDKA; from the coding sequence ATGATCCCTCGCTATTCCCGCCCCGATATGGTCGCCATCTGGGAACCGCAGACGCGCTTTCGCATCTGGTTCGAGATCGAAGCCTATGCCTGCGATGCCCTGGCCAAGATCGGCGTCATTCCCGAGGAGGCGGCAAAGGCCATCTGGGAGAAGGCCGGCAATGTCAGTTTCGATGTCGCGCGCATCGACGAGATCGAGCGCGTGACAAAACATGATGTCATCGCCTTTCTGACGCATCTTGCCGAATTCATCGGCCCCGAGGCGCGCTTCGTCCATCAAGGCATGACCTCGTCCGACGTGCTCGACACCTGCCTCGCGGTGCAGCTCTCCCGCGCATCGGATATTCTCATCGCCGACGTCGAGGCGCTGATGGCGGCGCTGAAGCGCCGCGCCTTCGAGCATAAGATGACGCCCTCGATCGGCCGCTCGCATGGCATTCACGCCGAGCCCGTGACCTTCGGGCTCAAAATGGCCGAGGCCTATGCCGAATTTTCCCGCGCCCGCGAAAGGCTCGTGCAAGCGAAGAAGGAGATCGCCACTTGCGCGATTTCCGGCGCCGTCGGCACTTTCGCCAATATCGATCCGCGCATCGAGGCCTATGTCGCGGAAAAGCTCGGGCTCGTGCCGGAACCCGTCTCGACCCAGATCATCCCGCGCGACCGGCATGCGATGTTCTTCGCGACGCTCGGCGTGATCGCCTCTTCGATCGAGCGGCTCGCCATAGAGATCCGCCATTTGCAGCGCACCGAAGTGCTGGAGGCCGAGGAATATTTTTCCGAAGGCCAGAAGGGCTCTTCGGCCATGCCGCATAAGCGCAACCCCGTGCTCACCGAAAACGTGACCGGCCTCGCGCGCCTCGTGCGCAGCATGGCCATGCCCGCCATGGAAAATGTAGCGCTTTGGCACGAGCGCGACATTTCGCATTCCTCGGTCGAACGCATGATCGGCCCGGACGCGACGATCACGCTCGATTTCGCTCTGGCCCGCATCACCAATGTGATCGATAAATTGCTGGTCTATCCGGCCAATATGCAAAAGAATCTCGACCGGCTCGGCGGCCTCGTGCATTCGCAGCGCGTGCTTTTGGCGCTCACGCAAAAAGGCGTCTCGCGCGAAGACGCCTACGCGCTCGTTCAGCGCAATGCCATGCCCGTCTGGCGCGGCGAAGGCGATTTTCTGAGCCTCCTGAAGGCCGATGCCGACGTCAAGAAAGCCCTCACCGACGCCGAGCTCGAAGAGCTGTTCGACCTCGGCTACCACCTCAAAAATGTCGATATGATCTTCAATCGTGTGTTTGGAGACTCTGCAAAGGACAAAGCTTGA
- the rpsD gene encoding 30S ribosomal protein S4: protein MTKRAEAKYKIDRRMGQNIWGRPKSPVNRREYGPGQHGQRRKGKLSDFGTQLKAKQKLKGYYGNISEKQFRKYYAEAIRMKGDSGDNLIGLLERRLDAVVYRAKFVPTVFAARQFVNHGHVKVNGRRVNIASYQVRVGDVIEVKEASRQMILVLEAVGLAERDVPDYFDVDHGKMNAKLTRVPLPAEVPYPVMMEPNLVIEFYSR from the coding sequence ATGACGAAGCGTGCAGAAGCCAAGTATAAAATCGACCGCCGTATGGGGCAAAATATCTGGGGCCGCCCGAAGAGCCCCGTTAACCGCCGTGAATATGGGCCGGGCCAGCATGGTCAGCGCCGCAAGGGCAAGCTCTCGGACTTCGGCACGCAGCTGAAGGCCAAGCAGAAGCTCAAGGGCTATTACGGCAATATTTCGGAAAAGCAGTTCCGCAAATATTACGCCGAGGCGATCCGCATGAAGGGCGACTCGGGCGATAATCTCATCGGCCTGTTGGAGCGCCGCCTCGATGCCGTCGTCTACCGGGCGAAATTCGTCCCGACGGTCTTCGCGGCTCGGCAGTTCGTGAACCATGGCCATGTCAAGGTGAACGGCCGCCGCGTGAATATTGCCTCCTATCAAGTCCGCGTCGGCGATGTGATCGAAGTGAAGGAAGCCTCGCGTCAGATGATCCTGGTGTTGGAAGCGGTCGGGCTCGCCGAACGCGACGTGCCGGATTATTTCGACGTCGATCATGGCAAGATGAACGCCAAGCTGACGCGCGTTCCGCTGCCGGCCGAGGTGCCTTATCCGGTGATGATGGAACCGAACCTCGTCATCGAATTCTATTCGCGCTGA
- a CDS encoding 2Fe-2S iron-sulfur cluster-binding protein, which yields MTKITFIEYNGTEHPVDAEDGAVLMRVGRAHDIPTIRGECGGICDCGSCHVYVEAPWDQKLDPPIELEEMMIGSLALTKKANSRLSCRITVTPEMNGMILRLPNPDL from the coding sequence ATGACCAAGATCACGTTCATAGAATATAACGGCACCGAACATCCGGTCGATGCAGAGGACGGCGCGGTCCTGATGCGTGTCGGCCGGGCGCATGATATCCCGACGATCCGTGGCGAATGCGGCGGTATCTGCGATTGCGGGTCCTGCCATGTCTATGTCGAAGCGCCTTGGGATCAGAAGCTCGACCCGCCGATTGAACTCGAAGAGATGATGATCGGCAGCCTGGCTCTGACGAAGAAGGCCAACAGCCGCTTAAGCTGCAGGATCACCGTCACGCCGGAAATGAACGGGATGATCCTGCGCCTGCCAAACCCTGACCTGTAA
- a CDS encoding P1 family peptidase produces MAKAAVKNLITDVEGLWVGHAQDEKLASGVTAVIFDEPATASVATHGGAPGLRDTAALEPEMTVDRIDAIVLSGGSAYGLDAMGGTQAFLRKQGRGFQVRDIRVPIVPGAILFDLLNGGDKAWGEVPVYWQLGFEAAASAGPQFKLGSAGAGYGATTVNLKGGIGSASTETSAGYRIGALVAVNAVGQATIGDSPHFWAAPYEQNGEFGGLGWPAAWPPEALAMRIKGDALENTTIAIVATDAPLTKSEAKRMAIVAQDGLALALRPAHAAMDGDTVFAVATGRAATRPSLRDQTEIGLLASNCLARAIARAIFEAEPLPFKEALPSWRGKFSHS; encoded by the coding sequence ATGGCCAAGGCTGCTGTCAAAAACCTGATCACCGACGTCGAGGGCCTATGGGTCGGTCATGCCCAAGACGAAAAGCTCGCCTCGGGCGTGACCGCCGTCATTTTCGACGAACCCGCCACAGCCTCGGTCGCCACGCATGGCGGCGCGCCTGGCCTGCGCGATACGGCGGCGCTCGAACCCGAAATGACGGTCGATCGGATCGACGCCATCGTGCTTTCTGGCGGCTCGGCCTATGGCCTCGACGCCATGGGCGGGACCCAGGCCTTTTTGCGCAAGCAGGGCCGCGGCTTCCAAGTTCGCGACATCCGCGTGCCGATCGTGCCCGGCGCCATTCTCTTCGATCTTTTGAATGGCGGCGACAAGGCCTGGGGCGAGGTGCCGGTCTATTGGCAGCTTGGTTTCGAAGCGGCGGCCTCAGCCGGTCCGCAGTTCAAGCTCGGCAGTGCGGGCGCCGGTTACGGCGCGACGACTGTCAATCTTAAAGGCGGGATCGGCTCTGCGAGCACTGAGACCTCGGCCGGCTATCGCATCGGTGCTCTCGTCGCGGTCAATGCCGTCGGCCAAGCGACCATCGGCGACAGCCCGCATTTTTGGGCCGCTCCTTATGAGCAAAATGGCGAATTTGGCGGCCTCGGCTGGCCTGCGGCTTGGCCGCCGGAAGCGCTCGCGATGCGCATCAAGGGCGACGCGCTCGAAAATACGACGATCGCGATCGTCGCGACCGATGCGCCTTTAACCAAATCCGAGGCCAAACGCATGGCCATTGTGGCGCAGGACGGCCTCGCCCTGGCCTTGCGCCCCGCCCACGCCGCCATGGACGGCGATACGGTCTTCGCCGTGGCGACAGGCCGCGCCGCCACACGTCCAAGCTTGCGCGATCAGACCGAAATCGGACTTCTCGCGTCGAATTGCCTCGCCCGCGCCATAGCCCGCGCCATTTTCGAGGCGGAGCCGCTGCCTTTTAAAGAGGCCCTGCCCTCCTGGCGCGGGAAGTTTAGCCACAGCTAA
- a CDS encoding RMD1 family protein, whose amino-acid sequence MNTVTSINQGSLAAHKTTARALLLGDRIDTAGLERSDMISANPLAFQAGARGFVALYRFGVAVMIGLSPLEEDDVLQAVKVRVSGPHAHVDDEMAVLEISTEPDDKVTPGGAIAMKDLSSERLLVLADALAKSVSLGRDEREVNAVFDIIEPFAAQLAATGRPPWKRRFMLRLIGQTLLVQHRVSGRVAVEEKPDVLWDRPDLERLYARLEDEYELKERAQTLKNKLDVIGETARALNDMIDADRATRLEIIIVILIAAEILLSIAQMVMWHR is encoded by the coding sequence ATGAACACAGTCACTTCGATCAATCAGGGCAGTTTGGCAGCCCATAAGACCACGGCGCGGGCGCTGCTTCTCGGCGACCGGATCGATACGGCCGGACTTGAGCGCTCCGACATGATCTCCGCCAATCCACTCGCCTTTCAGGCCGGCGCGCGGGGCTTTGTCGCGCTCTACCGTTTTGGCGTCGCCGTGATGATCGGCCTGTCTCCGCTCGAAGAAGACGATGTCCTGCAGGCGGTGAAAGTGCGGGTCTCCGGTCCGCACGCACATGTCGACGACGAAATGGCCGTCCTCGAAATTTCCACTGAGCCGGATGACAAGGTGACGCCCGGCGGCGCGATCGCGATGAAGGATCTTTCGTCCGAGCGCCTGCTTGTGCTGGCCGACGCGCTTGCCAAAAGCGTATCGCTCGGGCGCGACGAACGCGAGGTGAATGCCGTCTTCGATATTATCGAGCCTTTCGCGGCGCAGCTCGCCGCGACGGGCCGCCCACCGTGGAAGCGGCGTTTCATGCTGCGGCTGATCGGCCAGACGCTGCTCGTCCAGCATCGCGTCTCGGGCCGCGTCGCGGTCGAGGAAAAGCCGGATGTCCTGTGGGATCGACCCGATCTCGAACGTCTCTATGCGCGCCTCGAAGACGAATATGAATTGAAGGAACGCGCCCAGACCTTGAAGAACAAACTCGACGTCATCGGCGAGACCGCGCGCGCGCTCAACGATATGATCGATGCCGACCGCGCGACGCGGCTCGAAATCATCATCGTGATCCTGATCGCCGCGGAAATTTTGCTGTCGATCGCGCAAATGGTCATGTGGCACCGATGA